GGCCGCCTGGCGGGCGTTTGATTCCCTCGCTAGCCGACGGACCGCCTTTGCCAGATACCTTCGAGCGGTCCGACGTCACTCCTGCACGTTCTTTGTAGAGGAAATCCTTGTACTAAATACCATCTACCAACTACCTATTTTCCTTCTTCGCGGCTTCGCGGGCTTCCAGGCGTTTGTGCCAGGCTTCGCTTTCTTTGTTCAGGTCATAACCATCTTTTGAGAGGTTGTTGTTGATCCGACCTTTGTACTTTCCGAACCAGGCGTGCTTTTCGTTCGACGAGCCGGCGTCCATCGCGTGTTCGCGGGCTTCCACCAGGTTGTCCATGATCATCTTCTTTTGCGCTTCGGTCAGGTCGGGAATCATATCGAGAAACGCCGCGTAGGTTTTCGGCACCACGTTATACGTCATGCCGTCCTTCACCTGATCGACCTGTTCGGGCGTCAACTCTTTCGACAGATTGGCGATGTATTTCTTGTGCAGTTGTGCGGTTTCCTGTTTCGCCTTGGCTTCCAGCGCTTGCTTGCGGGCTTCGAGGGCGGCGGGTTCGTTCCCGGCCTGCGTTTTGGCTAGTTCTTTTTCGGCATCCAGCCCCTCGTCGATGCGGTTCAGGTCGCGGTATTGCTGGGCGATCAGGTCGCGGACACGGCGCGCTTTGGCCGGATCGTCGATGTCCATCTGGTCGACGATTTTCTGCGCACGTTCGTTCGTGACTTTGACGTATTCGGGATCGGCTTGCTGCGCGAAAACCTGGGTAACGGCCAGCAACAGGGCCAGCAACAGCGTGTATTTTTTCATAGCATATATCGTTTATGATTCGGAAGATTGAAAGACGGATTTCAGGTAGGCGGCGTTGGCCCCGTAGTTCCCCACCACGTCGCGGGTATTATTGGCGTCGCGCGACCGTTCGATGACGAGCCAGCCGCGCCAGCCCATGTCATCCAGCGTTTGCTTGACTTTCGGCATATCGACTTGTGGGTCGTTTTCCAGCCACACCCCATCCTGATTAGAACAGTGGATCTGGCAGATGCGGTCTTTGCCCAATGTCCGCAGTTCCTGGTGCAGGTCGCGGCCGTTTTGCAAGGCGTTGGCGAAGTTGAAGTAACTCTGAATGGCCGGTGAGCCGATGTCGTCGAGCAACGCGACTTCCCCCGCCGCGTCGAGTGCGGTTTCGATGCCGACGATCACACCCGCGTCTTCTGCCCGCTTCCCGACGTCCTTGAGTCGTTCCACAATGGCGGGGCGCAGTTCGGGATGTTGCACCAGATCGCCCTGCACGCCCAACGGCAGAAACGCCACCTTCACCTGCATGGCCGTCATCGTGTCGATCGTGTCCTGCACCATGCGGTAGACTGTCGGCCGTTCGGCGAACGATTGAGCGTAAAAGCCCGACATCGCGATGGACGAAATTTCCAGCTTCAGTTCCCGCGCTTTGTCGAGAAACTCCTGCCGCACCGCCGGATCGCTCAGTTTGCTGTCGAACGTTTCGCGGCTGCCCAATCCGCCCATGTCGACTTCCAGTCCGTCGGCTCCGATCTCTTTCGTACGTTCGAAGGCGCTCAGCTTCTGGCGTTTCAGGATCATCCAGTCACACACGGCGATTTTGTAGCGATCGTCGTCTGCCTCGGCCATTTTCCGGCTGGACGAACAGGCCCACAGCGGCAGGGACAGTACGCCACCCACCAGTAGGGAAGTCTTGCCCAGAAAACGGCGTCGGTTGAGGGTTGGGGAAAGTGGTTTCACAAAAGAGCTTACTCGGATTTGGAAGAGGCCGTCGGCCAGGTTTCGTCTTTGATCTCGACCAGTTTCAGTTGCGACGGATCGATTTTGACGTGCTTGATGCGCTCGCGCCGCCAGGTGTAGACGACATGAACCATGCCGTCGGAAGTCTGGATGATGGACGGATATGAGTACTGACTAATGGGCGAATCTTCCAGAATCAGCGCGGCGTACCACTTTTTGCCGTCTTCCGAGACGGACAGGTGGAGGGGCGTCCGGGGTCCTTTGATTTTGTCGCCGGGCGGCAGCACGTGGTTGTAGACCAGCAGATGCCGTCCGTCTTGCAGCGTCACGGCGTCCAGCCCCGAGTTGTTGTTGGGCAGCGAGGTCTTCTCCAGCGGCGACCACGTTTTGCCGTAGTCGTCCGACCACGCGTCCAGAACGGCACGGTGGCGGCTCCGCGCCAGGAGTTGCAATGTGCCGTTGCCGTGGTTCAGGATGGCGGGCTGAATGGCATCGTAGTCTTCCTTCTTGTTGATTGGCCCGATCTTTTTCCAGGTCTTCCCGAAGTCGGGCGTCACCTCAAAATGGACTTTCCAGCCGTCGCCTTCGGTGCTCGACGGGGCAATCAGGTCGCCGTTTTCCAACAACACCGGCTTGTTTTTTACCGGTCCGTAGAATCCTTCGGGCAGCGCCTTTTGTTCCGACCACGTCACCCCACCGTCGTCCGAGGTCCGTACGAATCCTTCCCAGTCGGACGGCTTCGGACCGATTTTGTAATAAAGTTGCAGCTCACCGTCGGGCACCTGGTAGAGCACCGGATTCCACGAAGGCAGGCGCGGGCTCCCGTCGGCCTGCACGCCGTTGGCGACTTCGACGGGCACGGTCCATTGATCGCCGCCGGTGGGTTTGCGACTCACCCAGATGCCGACGTCAGGGTTCCGTTCTTTCGTCCCACCGAACCAGGCGGCCACCAGTCCGTCGTTCGTTTCGGCAATCGTCGCGGAGTGGCACGACGGAAAAGGCGCCGTCTCGTAGATGAACTCGTCGACCAGAATGCCTTGCTTGTACGGCACATCCTGCGCCCCCGCCCGTTGCATGCCCACACACCACAGGGCGGCCAGGGCCACCCACTTTATCGTTCGCATATTGTCTGTTGTCTAGCTTATGAATTGCGCTGGCGATCGAGGCGCTCGCGCTCCAGACTCGCCATGATGAACGGCCCCGTTCCTTTCGGATCGTTGTCGCGAATCGTCTCCCCGACGTAGTATTCGTAGCTCCCGCTCCGGTAGGGATCGCCCCCCAGCCCGGCCACCGCGCAGCACTGCGTCAGCGAAATGGTCCCGTCCGGATCTTCCCGAATCAGTTCTTCCGTCAGGCCGTCATAGCCTTGGTCGGCCACCGCCAGGTACGAATCGTCGAGGTAGCCTTCGCGCACCGCCTTGTAGAGAAAGTAAGCGTACATGCTGCTGGCCGTCGCTTCGAGGTAGTTCCCTTCGCGGCCGCCCTGGTCCACCACCTGGTACCAGAGGCCGGTCGAATCGTCCTGGTACTTTTTGATGCCCTCGGCCACTTTTCGGATGACTTCTTCCACCTTCGGCCGGCCGGGATGATCTTCGGGCAAGTAGTCCATCACGTCCACGAGCGACATCGCAAACCAGCCGATGCTCCGGCCCCAGAAGTTCGGCGAAAGGCCGGTTTCCTTATCGGCCCATTCCTGTTCCCTGCTTTCGTCCCAGCCGTGGAAATAGAGGCCCGTTTCCGGGTCGTACATGTGCTGATCGACGAGGCGGATCTGGTTCACCACGTCGTCGAATAGGGCGGGTTCGTCAAACGCGGCGGCGTACTGCGCCAGGAACGGCGACCCCATGTAGAGGCCGTCGAGCCACATCTGAT
The sequence above is a segment of the Catalinimonas alkaloidigena genome. Coding sequences within it:
- a CDS encoding DUF3826 domain-containing protein, whose protein sequence is MKKYTLLLALLLAVTQVFAQQADPEYVKVTNERAQKIVDQMDIDDPAKARRVRDLIAQQYRDLNRIDEGLDAEKELAKTQAGNEPAALEARKQALEAKAKQETAQLHKKYIANLSKELTPEQVDQVKDGMTYNVVPKTYAAFLDMIPDLTEAQKKMIMDNLVEAREHAMDAGSSNEKHAWFGKYKGRINNNLSKDGYDLNKESEAWHKRLEAREAAKKENR
- a CDS encoding sugar phosphate isomerase/epimerase family protein, with protein sequence MKPLSPTLNRRRFLGKTSLLVGGVLSLPLWACSSSRKMAEADDDRYKIAVCDWMILKRQKLSAFERTKEIGADGLEVDMGGLGSRETFDSKLSDPAVRQEFLDKARELKLEISSIAMSGFYAQSFAERPTVYRMVQDTIDTMTAMQVKVAFLPLGVQGDLVQHPELRPAIVERLKDVGKRAEDAGVIVGIETALDAAGEVALLDDIGSPAIQSYFNFANALQNGRDLHQELRTLGKDRICQIHCSNQDGVWLENDPQVDMPKVKQTLDDMGWRGWLVIERSRDANNTRDVVGNYGANAAYLKSVFQSSES
- a CDS encoding sialidase family protein; its protein translation is MRTIKWVALAALWCVGMQRAGAQDVPYKQGILVDEFIYETAPFPSCHSATIAETNDGLVAAWFGGTKERNPDVGIWVSRKPTGGDQWTVPVEVANGVQADGSPRLPSWNPVLYQVPDGELQLYYKIGPKPSDWEGFVRTSDDGGVTWSEQKALPEGFYGPVKNKPVLLENGDLIAPSSTEGDGWKVHFEVTPDFGKTWKKIGPINKKEDYDAIQPAILNHGNGTLQLLARSRHRAVLDAWSDDYGKTWSPLEKTSLPNNNSGLDAVTLQDGRHLLVYNHVLPPGDKIKGPRTPLHLSVSEDGKKWYAALILEDSPISQYSYPSIIQTSDGMVHVVYTWRRERIKHVKIDPSQLKLVEIKDETWPTASSKSE
- a CDS encoding glycoside hydrolase family 105 protein — protein: MTLKPFLLTLSLSATAWLCSCETAKKETADQEQAQAVTDDAPWSVQMAHSEMERFPEAWMLDFSSRPNWGYTQGLVGTAMLDLWEETGDETYFNYVKAYADTMISDDGTLLHYKREDYNIDKINAGKILFRLYEETGDERYKAVLDTLRDQMREHPRTSEGGFWHKKRYPHQMWLDGLYMGSPFLAQYAAAFDEPALFDDVVNQIRLVDQHMYDPETGLYFHGWDESREQEWADKETGLSPNFWGRSIGWFAMSLVDVMDYLPEDHPGRPKVEEVIRKVAEGIKKYQDDSTGLWYQVVDQGGREGNYLEATASSMYAYFLYKAVREGYLDDSYLAVADQGYDGLTEELIREDPDGTISLTQCCAVAGLGGDPYRSGSYEYYVGETIRDNDPKGTGPFIMASLERERLDRQRNS